AGTTCTATATAGCTCCTCCGCCGGCCGTTTCATGTAACGTTTTACCAACCAGGCCGCATCTTCCGTCTGCCCGCTTTCAAATACCCAGGTGCTCCAGTAAGGATTATTCAATGCACCATCTCCTCTCATTCCCATCAGGTGCTTTTCGATGTAGATTTCGTCCGGGAGCAAGTTTCGGAGATAGCGAAACTCACCATTGGTTACCGTACGAATGGGATAAGCAGGCCCTTCAGGAATATTATTGTGCACCCCATAAGCATATTCCCGGTGAGACTTTTTAGAATCCAACAATGAAGCCACAAAACTGTCCCCATCAAACGGATACCTATTAGGATCTCCGCCAGCGAGCTCGACCAAGGTGGGAGCCACATCCGCATATTGCACCATCGCATCGGTCCTCTCTCCGGCTTTTATTTTCCCCGGCCAACGAGCTATCAATGCCGTGTGTAAACCGGTATCCCAATTGGTCCATTTGCAGCCGGGAAACTGTGCACCTTGCTCTGAGGTAAAAAAGACCAACGTGTCGTCTTCATTTCCAGTTTCCTTTAGGACATCCAGAATCTCTCCTACCTGAGCATCCATGTAAGTGATTTCCGCCAGGTATCGTGCAAACGCATCGCGCGTCACCTCGGTATCTACCAAATTCGGAGGTAGTTTTATTTTATCATCCGGATACTGAGTCCGATCCCCCATCACCCAAGGCACATGCGGTTCCACCAACGCCACAACCAGGCAAAAGGGTTCTTCCTCATTCCGAGTTATGAAGTTGCGCATGGAGTTCACTTCGTGAGCCAATGTCGGGTCACGCACACAACTGGGATCGAATCCTTCTACCTTCTCAAATGGAAACGCTTTCTTTGGCGTCACATGTACCTTCCCGGAAAGTCCTACTCGATACCCAAGATCTCCCAAATAATGTGGCAAGCTCTTCGTGTCAGGACGACTACCCGAATGATTCCAAGCGGCCCCATTGCGCATGGGGTGCTGCCCCGAGTACAACTCTGAGCGGCATGGTTGGCACATAGCCTCGCTCAAGTATGCGTGATTGAAGGTCAAGCCCTCACCAGCTAATCGATCGATATTGGGCGTCTTGGCATTTTGCCCACCATAGAGCGGCAGGTCATTGTAAGTGCAATCATCGCCGATGATGATAAGCACATTGGGCCTGTCAGCAGCGGAAAGAGAAAGCAGGAGACCTAAGAAAAGAAAGAGAATTGATTTTTTCATAGCTTGTTTTGAAACCACAAGAAGCACAAAAAACACATAAGCTTAACAGCTGGGTAAGGAACAAGGATTTTGCGTATTATGTGCCTTTTGTGGTTACCTAATGTTAAATATTAAAAACTGGTTCCAATCAAAGGGGCAGCAAAACCTCCATCGGTTTTCCATGCATCTGCAAGGTATCGCCACTCTGGCGAATCCAACTATCCGTGATGGCGCGAAGCTTTCTCAGTGTCTGCACATAGTTCGGGTCTCCTGCCAGGTTTCGTTGTTCGTCAGGGTCTGCTTGCAGGTCGTAAAGCTCCTCCGCTGGACGCTGATGATAGCCTTTAACCTTACGTGCGATGGCCGGATCATCCTTCGCTTTCTCAACCCAGGAAACCCATAGATTGTGACTTTGCGCTGTGGGATTGTGATCGGTTTGGTTCGTAAAATTCAGCTCCGGAAACACATTGCGAATATAGCGAAACCGCTCACTCACAACCGATCTCAAAGGATACGTGTGATGAGCCGCTGAAGAATTGGTGCTGAAAACGTAATCTCGGTGCTTATCCTTCTCCCCCTTGAGCAAGGGAAGAAATGACATACCATCAATCTCGTCGCTTCCGAGGCCAGATGGTGGCGCTTCAGCTCCGGCGATTTCGATGAGCGTCGGCAAAATATCAACAAAGGACAACAGGGATGAATATCGCTTTTGAGGCTCAACGACTCCGGGCCAACACACAAGCATAGGGGCCTTTACACTGGTTTCGTAATTATTCCACTTCCCGTAGGGCAATTGGGCTCCGTGATCGCTCGTAAAGAAAATGAGGGTCTCAGGCCCGAGATGCTCTTCCACCGCATCAAGCGTTGCTGCTACCTGCTTATCCATCCGCTCAACATCGGTATAGTAACGGGCAAACTCCAAGCGCGTATCGGGTGTATCGATTAACTGTGGCGGCAACGTCAGCGAATCTGTTTCATAATGTGAATAATACTCATCCGGCCATGGAACGTGTGGATCCTTAATCCCTACCATCAAAAGCAGCGGTTTACCACTATTCCGCTGTCCCAAATAATCGGATACAATTCCGATTTTCTCCAATGAAATATCCCTGTCATCAAAATCAAAACCGACTCGTTTGTCATTCCCGTGAGAGATTTTGCCGATACTGACGACTTCATAGCCCAACTCCTTCATATAGTGCGGCAACTGTTTCACGTCATCGCGGACATAAGTGTGATTCGGCTCGGCACCGTTACGGAATGGCATCAGCCCTGACAACATAGCACCACGCGAGGGCGCACAACTGGGAGATGCAACATACATGCGCTCGAGAACCGCACTGCGCTCAGCTAACCTGGCCAATGCGGGCGTCCGCACTTCAGTATTCCCCATAAAGCTGGTATCATTCGGACCCAGGTCATCAGCAATAATGAAAACGATGTCAGGCTTACCGTCCCCTTCTTCAGGCAGGTGACTGTTTGCATCTGCTATCCAACAGACCGAGAGGAAACTCAGAACCAACAAAGCTCCATTCATATTAAGGGTACTAAACGTTTTCAAGAGGCGTAGGAATCGGACAGAGGTCATGCAACTAAAAGGCTTCAAAATGATGCGTTCCCCAAGAGTGAATTGCCCCCTCTCGCTTAAAGAAACTGGATCCTTCATCAATGCCATCGTCGCCTTGCGACCGCATCCAGTCATTCAACACTCCACTTAGATGGGATCTTACGCCTGCGTACTGTTTATCCTTGGCCAAATTATGTTGCTCGAAGGGATCAGACTCCAAGTCGTACAGATGTTCCTCGGCGGGCAAATAGTAGCGGCGTATAATTTCCTGAGCTCCCGCGTGACCGGCCTCAGCAATTGCCAACCATTCCGGATGAAATGGCGCGAAGCTTCGGTTATTATTCAGGTCCTGGTGTGTAGTAAACATGTACTCGTCATCCAAATACCGAATATACTTCCATCGACCGTCGCTCACTGAGCGACTGGGCGAGTAGTTCTGTTTTCCGTCTCCAACATGGGATGCAAAAATGAACTTCCGGTGATAATCTTTGTTACCCAACAAAACAGGCAAGAAGGATCCCCCATCGATTCCTTTGCGGTTAGTTCCACCTCCAAGATCAACCAACGTTGGCAATAGGTCTACCCAGGAGACCATCGCATCTGTTCTCTGTCCCGCCGCGATCTTTCCAGGCCAAGCAAAAATAAACGGTGAACGAATCCCCGCTTCGAACAAAGTCCATTTCCCAAATGGCACCGCCGCTCCATGGTCCGCGGTGTAAACAAACAGAACGTTTTCACCAAGAATCTCCAGAGCCATCGATCGAAACTCACCGACCAATTGGTCAACGTGGTCGACTTCGTTGTAATAAGAAACAAGTTCGTTCCTAAAGATCTTACCATCTATAAAATAAGGCACGTCGAAATTCTTCTCATTAGGGTCGTAGAGATCGCGCGTGCTCGTCCATGGTTTGTGAGGGTCATTGATTCCTAAGAACAAACACAACGACTCGGACTGGCTTTTCTCTTTCATGTAATCACGAACTGCCTCCAAATGCTTTCCATCATAAAGCTCACCATTGGCGAGGTTGCGGAATTCCGGATCAGCAAGGAACTTGGTATCGAAGTAATCAAAATCTGCCAGTTCCGCTCCTTTCCGTCCGTGCGCCACTTTCCCAAAAGCAGCCACATGATAACCCGCAGCCTGAAGATCTTTCGTCATATATTGCGTCCCGGAACTGGGGTAAGTATGATTGCGCATCGCTCCATTGCGGGCCGACATCAGCCCCGTCAGCAGTGCTGCTCTACTAGGAGCACAAGATGGGGAGGCTACGTAAGCACGGTCAAATACCATGCCTTCATCCGCCAAGCGTTGCAGGTTGGGCGTATCAACGAACGAGCTGCCGTAGGGAGTTGAGTCATGAGCACTATGGTCATCCGCAATGACTACGATAATATGATCAGGCCTCTCTGCGAAAACCCAAGTTAGCGAGAGAGTAAAAAAACAAACTAGATTGAAAAAGATCCTCATAAAATAAGCAGGAAGGATTAAAATTGCTGAGCTTCATCCGGCCCTGGATGAGCATAATCAGAATCTTTTGCACGAATGTAAACCTCGCCGTTTTCTAGCATTCGCACATCCAGGGGCACAATAGTGACTCCTTGTTCGTTGATGGTCTGTGCATTTTCACTCAAGTCGCGATCACCAATGCCGTCCTTCGAAACCGGTGGCACGTTGGCATTGAAGAATGCGGTGCACCACCAATTCCCTTCCCGGTCTTGAAAAGGAGTGCCATGCCCCAGAAAACGACCGGCAAATTTTCTGGGTCCATAGGGACCGGTAATTTGTTCAGCCTCGCTGTAATAAAGATTGTAAGACCCTTTGCGACCTTGATCCGTCGACCACGCCGTACCTAGATGAACGTATTTCCCACCCACTTTCATCATCGTGGCACCTTCATGACCAATTCGACGAATCGGCTCTCCATCGGGGCCAGGGCGCGTACCGGCAGGATCAATACGAACACCTTCAGCCGTATAGTCAGAAAGGTCGCCATTCAACGGGGCCACATAGGTGTTCTGCCAAAGCATATAGACGATACCATCGTCATCCTGATAAAGTGACGGGTCATGGCGCTCCCCCATTCGTCCTTCCATAGGATGGGTCCAGGGCCCTTTGAGTTCAGCACCTTCAGACAACACCAGACTCGAATGCCTTCGTGGGCAATGAACCAACGCCCAGCGATCCCCCATCCAGTGAACTTCTGGAGCCCAGATGTAAGGGCGGGCAACCTTTCCTCCTGACTGCGCAAGCCAGGTGTCATCAATCGTAAATATAACGCCCAAGTTTTCCCACTCGATAAGATCCTTACTCCGCCAGGCCCGCACTTGATTTCCAACAATACTCTCATCACCCAAGCCTACATTATAAGGATTCACCGCCTCACGAGGATCACCCTCACGTGGCTGCGTCCCGGTGAGGTAATAATAATCATCAGGCCCTAATACGATGTAAGGATCACGAATCCAACCGTCCTTGATATAGAGAGCTTTATCATGTGATTCCAACCCAGCCAAAATCGTTTCCCTGTCCATGACAGGACCTGGTTTGCGGTCCGTTGGAACTTCCACGAAGGCCGAATTCGGAAACTGATCCGCATTGTCTTCATTTACGGCAGAACGAACTTCTCCTTTTCCACAAGCTCCCACTAGCAATGCTAGATAGGTCGAACAGATAATCTGAAAAACTACGGCTAATTTCTTCATCTTTTTCTTAGGTAGATTTTGTTATTGGACTTGAGAGCCCTCTCAGTCAATCAGACCAGCGTCTCTATGTATCTCAGCGAGTTGCTCAGGCGTCATTTTCATGACTTTTCGGTCGTAAGTGATCAGTCCATTTAGCTCGCCCTCTACATCGGTGGTCTGGGTGTAAACGCCAGCGGTGATGCCCTTCTTTTTAAATTCGCCGAGAAAGTTTGCGGTGCGCTCGTAGCGTTCCATCCATTCTTCGATGGACTGTGGCAATCCACCGTAACCCCAATTATTAAATGAGGTATCCCACAGGTGTCCTTCAACCGGCCAACCATGGCCGCCGAATTCACCGATGACTTTGATAAAGTCATCGTAAACGGGAGACTCCAAAGGAAAGGTCGGATCCGGATAGTCGTGCTCATCGGCGATGTCCGTCACCGGAAAAAAGTTTCCTCCACTGGCGATGTTAAGATGGCGACTTGAATCATAAGCTTTAGTCCACTCCCCTACCTCCGTGCTGCGGTGTTGCCCCCATCGTTCATTAAAGGTGGTCCACACCACGATGGATGGATGGCTATAAAGTAAATCGATCATAGACTTAAGCTCAGCCATGTATTGTTCGTGCGCCCAATCTGGCCAGTCGGCCTCGAGCGCATCGTCTTTCGACGACCACCAACGCTCGTTCCTGGGCTCGTAGTCGTCCGCGTCACCCCGTAGCTTTTTCCACTTGGGCCATTCATTCGGTCCTGCCCCACCGGAGGTCTGGTCCTGCCAAACGAGCATGCCAATTTTGTCGGCATGATAGTAATAGCGACGCGGTTCAGCCTTCTTGTGTTTGCGGATCATGTTGAAGCCAGCGGCCTTCAAATACTCCATCTCCCAAACGATGGCTTCGTCAGCCGGAGGGTTAAGAAAACTGCCTGGCCACCAACCTTGGTCAAGCGGTCCCCAATGAAAGATCTTTTTCCCGTTCAGGGTAAACTGCCAGTTGCCATTGGCATCGACAGCTTTGCCGACGGAGCGCAATCCTGTGTAAGACGTAACGGTGTCGAGCAGGTTGCCATCTTTATCGAACAGCTCGAATTCCAAGTCATAGAG
This genomic stretch from Opitutia bacterium ISCC 52 harbors:
- a CDS encoding family 43 glycosylhydrolase, giving the protein MKKLAVVFQIICSTYLALLVGACGKGEVRSAVNEDNADQFPNSAFVEVPTDRKPGPVMDRETILAGLESHDKALYIKDGWIRDPYIVLGPDDYYYLTGTQPREGDPREAVNPYNVGLGDESIVGNQVRAWRSKDLIEWENLGVIFTIDDTWLAQSGGKVARPYIWAPEVHWMGDRWALVHCPRRHSSLVLSEGAELKGPWTHPMEGRMGERHDPSLYQDDDGIVYMLWQNTYVAPLNGDLSDYTAEGVRIDPAGTRPGPDGEPIRRIGHEGATMMKVGGKYVHLGTAWSTDQGRKGSYNLYYSEAEQITGPYGPRKFAGRFLGHGTPFQDREGNWWCTAFFNANVPPVSKDGIGDRDLSENAQTINEQGVTIVPLDVRMLENGEVYIRAKDSDYAHPGPDEAQQF
- a CDS encoding sulfatase codes for the protein MKKSILFLFLGLLLSLSAADRPNVLIIIGDDCTYNDLPLYGGQNAKTPNIDRLAGEGLTFNHAYLSEAMCQPCRSELYSGQHPMRNGAAWNHSGSRPDTKSLPHYLGDLGYRVGLSGKVHVTPKKAFPFEKVEGFDPSCVRDPTLAHEVNSMRNFITRNEEEPFCLVVALVEPHVPWVMGDRTQYPDDKIKLPPNLVDTEVTRDAFARYLAEITYMDAQVGEILDVLKETGNEDDTLVFFTSEQGAQFPGCKWTNWDTGLHTALIARWPGKIKAGERTDAMVQYADVAPTLVELAGGDPNRYPFDGDSFVASLLDSKKSHREYAYGVHNNIPEGPAYPIRTVTNGEFRYLRNLLPDEIYIEKHLMGMRGDGALNNPYWSTWVFESGQTEDAAWLVKRYMKRPAEELYRTSDDSYELVNVAGDPRYAVVKNELSRELDRWLHDQNDPGLPVDTREAHAAAKNGKHIY
- a CDS encoding sulfatase gives rise to the protein MTSVRFLRLLKTFSTLNMNGALLVLSFLSVCWIADANSHLPEEGDGKPDIVFIIADDLGPNDTSFMGNTEVRTPALARLAERSAVLERMYVASPSCAPSRGAMLSGLMPFRNGAEPNHTYVRDDVKQLPHYMKELGYEVVSIGKISHGNDKRVGFDFDDRDISLEKIGIVSDYLGQRNSGKPLLLMVGIKDPHVPWPDEYYSHYETDSLTLPPQLIDTPDTRLEFARYYTDVERMDKQVAATLDAVEEHLGPETLIFFTSDHGAQLPYGKWNNYETSVKAPMLVCWPGVVEPQKRYSSLLSFVDILPTLIEIAGAEAPPSGLGSDEIDGMSFLPLLKGEKDKHRDYVFSTNSSAAHHTYPLRSVVSERFRYIRNVFPELNFTNQTDHNPTAQSHNLWVSWVEKAKDDPAIARKVKGYHQRPAEELYDLQADPDEQRNLAGDPNYVQTLRKLRAITDSWIRQSGDTLQMHGKPMEVLLPL
- a CDS encoding glycoside hydrolase family 2; the encoded protein is MKLRFLLLILACASLSSFASDWKPAENTMLTPWGEKVTPDNAWRDYPRPQMVRENWTNLNGLWKFAVTKNTAARPSEWESEILVPFALETPLSGVGRRLEPSEVIWYHHEFNLKAAPKDRLLLNFEGVDYKCMVWVNGEMVGDHIGGNLPFGFDITDAAKRGKNSIELRVVDGTDDPDLYQLRGKQKRNNSGIWYTPSSGIWATVWLEEVANTYIDRLEVLADMHGQLKAKAHLDGADQDVQLKVTVSDDGKVVKKQDGFQNTVSLSIPNAKLWSPDSPNLYDLEFELFDKDGNLLDTVTSYTGLRSVGKAVDANGNWQFTLNGKKIFHWGPLDQGWWPGSFLNPPADEAIVWEMEYLKAAGFNMIRKHKKAEPRRYYYHADKIGMLVWQDQTSGGAGPNEWPKWKKLRGDADDYEPRNERWWSSKDDALEADWPDWAHEQYMAELKSMIDLLYSHPSIVVWTTFNERWGQHRSTEVGEWTKAYDSSRHLNIASGGNFFPVTDIADEHDYPDPTFPLESPVYDDFIKVIGEFGGHGWPVEGHLWDTSFNNWGYGGLPQSIEEWMERYERTANFLGEFKKKGITAGVYTQTTDVEGELNGLITYDRKVMKMTPEQLAEIHRDAGLID
- a CDS encoding sulfatase — translated: MRIFFNLVCFFTLSLTWVFAERPDHIIVVIADDHSAHDSTPYGSSFVDTPNLQRLADEGMVFDRAYVASPSCAPSRAALLTGLMSARNGAMRNHTYPSSGTQYMTKDLQAAGYHVAAFGKVAHGRKGAELADFDYFDTKFLADPEFRNLANGELYDGKHLEAVRDYMKEKSQSESLCLFLGINDPHKPWTSTRDLYDPNEKNFDVPYFIDGKIFRNELVSYYNEVDHVDQLVGEFRSMALEILGENVLFVYTADHGAAVPFGKWTLFEAGIRSPFIFAWPGKIAAGQRTDAMVSWVDLLPTLVDLGGGTNRKGIDGGSFLPVLLGNKDYHRKFIFASHVGDGKQNYSPSRSVSDGRWKYIRYLDDEYMFTTHQDLNNNRSFAPFHPEWLAIAEAGHAGAQEIIRRYYLPAEEHLYDLESDPFEQHNLAKDKQYAGVRSHLSGVLNDWMRSQGDDGIDEGSSFFKREGAIHSWGTHHFEAF